The Apium graveolens cultivar Ventura chromosome 11, ASM990537v1, whole genome shotgun sequence genome has a window encoding:
- the LOC141696091 gene encoding uncharacterized protein LOC141696091: MPMVLWSYNTTPRSTTGETPFLLTYRYEEMVPVEVGAGSLRRDAFVEEDAEVNQRLHLDLLDEARENAQLKLAAYQQRVARYFNKKVKSVPFKVGDLVLRKVMPNTKIAQHGVLGANWEGPYKVKAILWKGTYRLEDLDGKLIPRAWNAEHLRKYYQ; the protein is encoded by the coding sequence ATGCCCATGGTCCTTTGGTCATACAACACGACACCTAGGTCGACCACAGGTGAAACCCCTTTTCTGCTGACCTACAGGTATGAGGAAATGGTTCCCGTGGAGGTAGGAGCAGGGTCTCTACGGAGAGATGCGTTCGTCGAGGAAGATGCGGAAGTTAACCAGAGGCTCCACTTGGATCTGCTAGATGAAGCTCGGGAAAACGCTCAATTAAAACTCGCTGCGTACCAACAGAGGGTCGCAAGGTATTTTAATAAAAAAGTAAAATCTGTACCGTTCAAGGTTGGAGATCTTGTGTTACGAAAGGTTATGCCTAACACTAAGATAGCTCAGCACGGGgtgcttggagctaattgggaaggaccatacaaagTTAAAGCTATACTCTGGAAAGGGACTTACCGCTTGGAAGATCTGGATGGTAAACTTATTCCTCGAGCATGGAATGCAGAACATTTGCGGAAGTATTACCAGTAG